A single Tamandua tetradactyla isolate mTamTet1 chromosome X, mTamTet1.pri, whole genome shotgun sequence DNA region contains:
- the LOC143670538 gene encoding uncharacterized protein CXorf49 homolog — protein MSAPDEASVRGMGVGPESGVRASVRQRPRRGLEVRAPQSGEGEGGLLVREGLQAEREVMEATETVLWGRESRPGSPADEVEDALDYTSHLAEESATVVEQMTDQDTLEVQRNPSPKSCTFQMSSIWEVLEESPNGRSAPPPSCEESEQASPVPLNLNEIEESCAWENPKRGPKNQLNIPVDLQRHLAEGIVGQPFDSESLDEFSEMQLMRENIYAQEEGQGKSSILDDPGDTLRPLNAHVRENVFRLPASFLTYTSHGFTSSVEWQPIGELQLSLSKKMQGVVCEKRGRRPNYPGSAAASSLPQATPRKKVAQEKRSLGGASKDVVDRKPHTFPSWGQRTSRSTLEPATFPPIFGVPLLGRSKRYSLVPSGSKQPKHRNAGKKPVACRTRESMPTVQEDNNPNRDPVPKGQLPANRPGPSCLSMHRGEGSHGHLKTRGPQVLGLQPLTLSQACINPRVPTPLGHQAPLVLPPRQERQQQPPGAQGCPGCLVLQKEIDDLKHQLAVMQSLTEKFQTL, from the exons ATGAGCGCTCCAGATGAGGCGTCTGTACGGGGAATGGGTGTCGGTCCAGAGAGTGGGGTGCGGGCCAGTGTCCGCCAGAGACCCAGACGAGGCCTTGAGGTGCGGGCTCCACAGAGCGGCGAGGGTGAGGGCGGGCTACTGGTCCGGGAGGGGCTCCAGGCTGAGCGGGAAGTGATGGAAGCGACAGAGACAGTGCTTTGGGGCCGGGAAAGCCGACCAGGCTCGCCAGCCGACGAGGTAGAGGACGCACTGGATTACACTTCACACCTTGCTGAGGAGTCTGCGACCGTCGTTGAACAGATGACTGACCAGGACACACTGGAGGTCCAGAGAAACCCGTCTCCGAAAAGCTGCACCTTTCAAATGTCTAGCATTTGGGAGGTCCTAGAGGAAAGTCCCAATGGTAGGAGCGCACCTCCCCCTAGCTGTGAGGAATCAGAGCAGGCTTCTCCTGTCCCTTTAAACCTCAATGAGATTGAGGAATCCTGCGCTTGGGAAAACCCTAAAAGAGGCCCTAAAAATCAACTGAATATCCCTGTGGATCTCCAGCGGCACTTGGCAGAAGGCATAGTTGGGCAACCTTTTGACTCTGAATCATTGGATGAGTTCAGTGAGATGCAGCTGATGAGAGAGAACATTTATGCTCAAGAAGAAGGCCAAGGAAAGTCTAGCATCCTGGATGATCCTGGGGACACACTACGACCCTTGAATGCCCATGTCAGGGAGAACGTCTTTCGTCTGCCAGCCTCTTTTCTGACTTACACATCTCATGGGTTCACTTCATCTGTGGAATGGCAGCCCATTGGAGAGCTTCAGCTCTCTCTGTCTAAGAAAATGCAAGGTGTAGTCTGTGAGAAGAGAGGCCGCAGGCCCAACTATCCAGGATCTGCTGCAGCAAGCAGCCTGCCCCAGGCCACCCCTAGGAAGAAGGTGGCCCAGGAGAAGAGATCACTTGGTGGTGCTTCCAAGGATGTAGTTGACAGGAAACCCCATACCTTTCCTTCATGGGGACAGAGAACCTCCAGAAGCACACTGGAACCAGCCACATTCCCCCCTATCTTTGGTGTTCCACTGCTTGGGAGATCCAAGAGATACTCCTTAGTGCCTTCAGGGTCAAAACAGCCCAAACACAGAAATGCTGGGAAGAAACCTGTGGCATGCAGGACAAGGGAGTCTATGCCCACGGTCCAAGAAGATAACAACCCAAACAGAGATCCAGTCCCAAAGGGCCAA ctTCCAGCAAATAGACCAGGGCCATCTTGCCTGTCTATGCATCGTGGAGAAGGTAGCCATGGACACCTCAAGACCAGAGGCCCCCAAGTTCTGGGCTTGCAGCCCCTGACCCTAAGCCAGGCTTGCATCAATCCAAGAGTGCCTACACCTTTAG GTCATCAGGCACCACTTGTCCTTCCCCCAAGACAGGAAAGGCAACAGCAACCTCCTGGAGCACAGGGCTGCCCTGGG TGTCTGGTGCtacagaaagaaatagatgaccttaaaCATCAACTTG CGGTCATGCAGAGCCTCACTGAAAAGTTCCAGACCCTTTGA
- the LOC143670324 gene encoding uncharacterized protein CXorf49 homolog, protein MSSSDEVSVWGADLGPEGGEQGGGRRGPTPGLDVPAPQSGESEGGLPVREGLQAEREVIEKPGAALRGQEGRPGSPVDEKDDALDLTPHLAEESAAIAKQPIDPGTPEVQRNPSAESCTLQMASIWVELDESPNSGSAPSTSEESQWASPGGRAWGKPRRGYKSRLNIPVNLQRPSKEDIVGPPSDPESSDDFSEIQMMKVNIYPKEGSQAVSSSREDPGDTPRRLNLQVRENVFQGTGSFQASTLRRLTSATDRQLVGELELSSSKKMPSVVSGKRSNRPSYIGAAVAGGLPCTTTKKKVSQEKKSGSGASKGALGRKYQAFPTWGQRVSGGNLVPATFPPISGLPLPGRSKRYSLVDLATKQPKHSNPGKKSVAGRTRESELVAEDNDPSGEPVLRGQLSTKRPGTSCLSKHRGEFSSGDPKTRVPQVLGSSPALALSPGGINPRGPTPLGHQEPLDLFPRHERQRQPSEAQGCPGCFERQKEIDDLKRQLEVLQSLTDEFQAL, encoded by the exons ATGAGCTCCTCGGATGAGGTGTCTGTTTGGGGAGCAGATCTTGGCCCGGAGGGCGGGGAGCAGGGCGGTGGCCGCCGGGGACCAACACCAGGCCTTGATGTACCGGCTCCACAGAGCGGCGAGAGCGAAGGTGGGCTCCCGGTCCGGGAGGGTCTCCAGGCCGAGCGGGAAGTGATAGAAAAGCCAGGGGCAGCGCTCAGGGGCCAGGAAGGCCGACCTGGCTCACCAGTCGATGAGAAAGACGATGCTCTTGATCTCACGCCCCACCTTGCTGAGGAGTCTGCGGCCATCGCCAAGCAGCCAATTGACCCAGGCACACCGGAAGTCCAGAGAAACCCATCGGCGGAAAGCTGCACCCTTCAGATGGCCAGCATTTGGGTAGAGCTAGACGAAAGTCCCAATAGTGGAAGCGCACCTTCTACCAGTGAGGAGTCACAGTGGGCTTCTCCCGGAGGCCGGGCCTGGGGAAAACCTAGAAGAGGCTATAAAAGTCGTTTGAATATCCCTGTGAATCTGCAGAGGCCCTCGAAGGAAGACATAGTAGGGCCGCCTTCTGACCCTGAGTCATCGGATGACTTTAGTGAGATACAGATGATGAAAGTgaatatttacccaaaagaaggGAGCCAAGCAGTGTCCAGCAGCCGGGAGGATCCTGGAGACACACCCCGACGTTTGAATCTCCAAGTCAGGGAGAACGTCTTTCAAGGCACAGGCTCTTTCCAGGCCTCCACTCTTCGTAGGCTCACATCAGCCACAGATCGGCAGCTTGTTGGAGAGCTTGAGCTCTCCTCATCTAAAAAAATGCCAAGTGTAGTTTCTGGGAAGAGAAGCAACCGGCCCAGCTACATAGGAGCTGCTGTTGCAGGTGGCCTGCCCTGCACCACTACTAAGAAGAAGGTGTCCCAAGAGAAAAAATCTGGCAGTGGTGCCTCCAAAGGTGCCCTAGGGAGAAAATACCAGGCCTTTCCTACTTGGGGGCAAAGAGTCTCAGGAGGCAACCTGGTACCAGCCACCTTCCCCCCAATCTCTGGTCTTCCACTGCCTGGGAGATCCAAGAGATACTCCTTGGTCGATTTGGCAACCAAGCAACCCAAACACAGCAACCCTGGGAAGAAATCTGTAGCAGGCAGGACAAGGGAGTCAGAGTTGGTGGCAGAGGATAATGACCCAAGCGGAGAACCTGTCCTAAGGGGCCAA CTTTCAACAAAAAGGCCAGGCACGTCTTGCCTGTCCAAGCATCGTGGTGAATTCAGCAGTGGAGACCCCAAGACCAGGGTCCCCCAAGTTCTGGGAAGCTCACCGGCCCTAGCCTTGAGCCCAGGAGGCATCAATCCCAGAGGGCCTACACCCTTAG GTCATCAGGAGCCACTTGACCTTTTCCCAAGACATGAAAGGCAACGGCAACCATCTGAAGCACAGGGCTGCCCTGGG TGTTTTGAGCGACAGAAAGAAATTGATGACCTTAAACGTCAACTTG